One region of Molothrus aeneus isolate 106 chromosome 1, BPBGC_Maene_1.0, whole genome shotgun sequence genomic DNA includes:
- the MCMDC2 gene encoding minichromosome maintenance domain-containing protein 2: MDPEIQKMREVVLVYLDRSGGLQKFVHDCKKYNDSKQSYAVYRFIISINPSDIAELDATLGNYILHNPLQAAQIFQSVCFVAIKTLSLIEQLQTEAQISILLKPTHLPPLPSYVLSLSAYPFNYTSQRFYMSEGIVIAMGTVTKYTQGARFLCTEETCPFSEGFRCIRVHCPGATESATVRTDFVCSLCSSPLQEDMKFRVLGDKQIVEMIDAKILNALKGYSIDKSHFRIQAFTLFLRDELANKMTIGNHYRIIGIPACVQNGLQMTACIEVNSVQLYKPNGPSFVSDNFKYLLSLTSSSCWRFTAVLANIFASQVVPPGTYNTLKLAILLSLVQTCEKENSDYLDLLIMTSDPLVLDRLLNYSLCLLPRGVRHPPSSDIFPSVSKDKHGTGSASIQACSAVLAKGGICYIGDLSSYKKDKLELLQSVLESRTTTVFIPGKKYGEEADQQVTVSVQTNFWSFVDVDSSSKKHIQKENFLIGQMDVGLIPVNLVDGFGLLIYNEFPSCRLSSPVVHHTLKKAINPEAMLYKVSQQFRTQDYEEFILFARNLHVELSSEAESLIQGYYLASRRVRRDSIHGSTLSASALKILISLAKAHAKLSLRQRVLEEDAVIAILLLESSLTLKHGISPLCVAPNPVFPFDLSDEISLQQRDIYLMQCHHQLLKFISAYSPGIHINTNEE, encoded by the exons ATGGAtcctgaaatacagaaaatgaggGAAGTTGTCCTTGTCTACCTTGACAGAAGTGGTGGCCTTCAGAAATTTGTACATGATTGCAAAAAATATAATG ACTCAAAACAAAGTTATGCTGTTTATCGTTTCATTATTTCAATTAATCCTTCTGACATTGCTGAATTGGATGCAACTCTTGGAAACTATATTCTTCATAATCCCCTACAAGCTGCACAGATTTTTCAGTCA GTATGCTTTGTAGCTATTAAGACACTATCATTAATTGAACAATTGCAGACAGAAGCCCAG ATCAGTATATTGCTGAAACCAACCCATTTGCCACCTTTACCGAGTTATGTTCTGAGTCTTTCTGCATATCCCTTTAATTACACATCTCAAAGATTTTATATGTCTGAAGGGATAGTGATTGCAATGGGAACTGTAACAAAATACACACAAGGAGCAAGATTTCTTTGTACTGAGGAAACCTGTCCATTCTCTGAAG gGTTTAGGTGCATCAGAGTGCATTGCCCTGGAGCTACAGAGTCTGCTACAGTGAGGACAGATTTTGTGTGTAGCTTGTGTTCTTCACCACTGCAGGAAGACATGAAATTTAGAGTACTTGGTG ATAAACAAATAGTTGAAATGATTGATGCTAAAATTCTGAATGCTTTGAAAGGATATTCCATTGATAAATCACATTTTAGGATTCAGGCATTTACATTGTTCTTGAGAG ATGAACTGGCCAATAAAATGACAATAGGAAACCACTACAGAATTATAGGAATTCCAGCTTGTGTACAAAATGGCTTACAAATGACTGCATGTATAGAAGTCAATAGTGTACAGCTCTATAAACCAAATG GTCCTTCTTTTGTCAGTGACAATTTTAAGTATCTGCTCTCACTGACTTCAAGTTCATGCTGGAGGTTTACTGCTGTCCTGGCCAACATCTTCGCTTCTCAAGTTGTTCCACCAGGCACTTACAATACTCTTAAACTTGCAATATTGCTGAGTCTAGTACAGacatgtgaaaaagaaaattcagattaTCTGGATCTCTTGATTATGACAAGTGACCCACTAGTACTTGACAG GCTTCTGAATTACAGCTTATGTCTTCTGCCCCGTGGCGTACGACACCCACCTTCCAGtgacattttcccttctgtGTCCAAAGATAAACACGGAACTGGAAGTGCCAGTATTCaagcctgcagtgctgtgctggccaAGGGTGGCATCTGTTACATAGGAGACTTAAGTTCATATAAAAAGGATAAACTTGAACTTCTACAGTCTG TGCTAGAGAGCAGAACAACAACAGTATTTATTCCTGGGAAGAAGTatggagaagaggctgaccaACAAGTCACTGTTTCAGTTCAGACCAACTTTTGGTCTTTTGTGGATGTGGACTCTTCCTCAAAGAAACATATACAAAAGGAGAACTTTCTAATAGGACAGATG GATGTGGGTTTGATTCCAGTTAACCTTGTAGATGGCTTTGGGCTCTTGATCTACAATGAGTTTCCTTCCTGTCGCCTGTCTTCTCCTGTTGTACATCACACCTTGAAAAAAGCCATTAATCCTGAAGCCATGCTGTACAAAGTTTCACAGCAGTTCAGAACACAGGATTATGAGGAG tttattttgtttgctaGGAATCTTCATGTTGAACTGAGTTCAGAAGCAGAAAGTCTCATTCAGGGCTATTATCTTGCAAGTCGCAGAGTGAGAAGAGATTCCATTCATGGATCAACATTATCAGCCTCTGCTCTAAAAATTCT GATTTCACTGGCTAAGGCTCATGCCAAGCTCAGTTTAAGGCAGAGAGTACTTGAGGAAGATGCAGTGATTGCCATCTTGTTACTTGAGTCATCGCTGACCCTAAAACATG GCATATCTCCACTATGTGTGGCACCAAATCCTGTATTTCCATTTGACCTCAGTGATGAAATCTCCCTACAACAGAGAGATATTTACCTCATGCAGTGTCACCATCAGCTCCTGAAGTTTATTTCTGCCTATAGCCCAGGAATTCACATTAACACTAATGAAGAGTAA
- the TCF24 gene encoding transcription factor 24: protein MDCGHLAESSEEISSPGAEPDSSAGPSTCCPPLAAGAAPDAAPGAAPGAAPAPGRPAAANAARERSRVQTLRHAFLQLQKTLPSVPPDTKLSKLDVLLLATTYIAHLTRSLQDEEESPGEGLGTLRGDGYLHPVKKWPMRSRLYIGATGQFLTHSAQGDSANHGETSTSSQI, encoded by the exons ATGGACTGTGGACACTTAGCAGAGAGCAGCGAGGAGATCTCCAGCCCGGGGGCAGAGCCCGATTCCTCTGCCGGCCCCAGCACTTGCTGTCCGCCGCTGgcggccggggccgctcccgatgccgctcccggtgccgctcccggtgccgctcccgctccgggccgccccgccgccgccaacGCGGCCCGGGAGCGCAGCCGGGTGCAGACCCTGCGGCACgccttcctccagctgcagaaaaCCCTGCCCTCCGTGCCGCCCGACACCAAGCTCTCCAAGCTGGATGTGCTCCTCCTGGCCACCACCTACATCGCGCACCTCACCCGCAGCCTTCAGGATGAGGAGGAGTCACCGGGAGAGGGCTTGGGCACCCTGCGCGGGGATGGGTACCTGCACCCTGTCAAG AAGTGGCCCATGCGTTCCAGGCTGTACATTGGAGCCACGGGACAGTTTCTGACTCACTCGGCACAAGGAGACAGCGCAAACCATGGGGAAACATCAACATCTTCACAGATCTAA